A DNA window from Sphingopyxis sp. CCNWLW2 contains the following coding sequences:
- a CDS encoding amidohydrolase, producing MKAIRRSVSACLLGAIFVAAPALAQFSGPGEAIPPAPADLIIEDAHVLTPDGWVDAMAVSGGTIVALGGADAVARHRTADTRIVKLGGRTVLPGLHDMHVHPMGAGLAHVACAIPHGSTPGAIFARVAECAKGKAPGEWISGNGYEASSFGATPPNRQMLDKVAPNNPALFFDISGHSSWVNSAALKLAGIDHNTPDPAGGIIERDASGEPTGLLRERAAALVWTKMPPPTREQNAAALQWALATLLAQGITAFEDAGVGEKGALAYADLADKGLLKQRVRGCLMWTDPTVLPKRNLYARDRFTPSCVKMFLDGVPTDGHTAAMVEDYLPLPNAVHGDGREKGLLLVPQAKLDAEVTRLDAMGMTVKFHAAGDGAVRAALDAIAAARRANGFSGLLHNPGHNSFIQPVDIARARALGATFEFSPYIWYPSPIIGDIKKAVGEERMKRWIPVKEVLDAGVASVPGSDWPVTPSSNPWVAMETLVTRQVPGGGGEILGAAERITLKQAFDMFTRQSANQLYLGQSTGTLETGKRADFVVVDRDIFAVPITQVGQTKVLMTYIDGEKVYSVP from the coding sequence ATGAAAGCCATCCGCCGCTCGGTCTCCGCATGTCTCCTGGGAGCGATCTTCGTCGCCGCGCCCGCGCTCGCGCAATTTTCCGGGCCTGGCGAAGCGATCCCGCCGGCGCCGGCGGATCTGATCATCGAGGACGCGCATGTGCTGACCCCCGATGGCTGGGTCGATGCCATGGCGGTGTCGGGGGGAACGATCGTCGCGCTCGGCGGCGCCGATGCGGTGGCCCGGCATCGGACCGCCGACACGCGGATCGTGAAACTGGGCGGACGCACGGTGCTGCCGGGGCTGCACGACATGCATGTCCATCCGATGGGCGCGGGATTGGCGCATGTCGCCTGCGCCATCCCGCACGGTTCGACCCCCGGGGCAATTTTTGCGCGCGTCGCTGAATGCGCAAAGGGCAAGGCGCCGGGCGAATGGATCAGCGGCAACGGTTATGAAGCCTCGTCCTTTGGCGCGACGCCGCCCAACCGGCAGATGCTCGACAAGGTCGCGCCGAACAATCCGGCGCTGTTCTTCGACATCAGCGGCCACAGCAGCTGGGTCAATTCGGCGGCGCTGAAACTGGCGGGGATCGATCACAATACCCCCGATCCCGCCGGCGGCATCATCGAACGCGATGCCAGCGGCGAACCGACCGGCCTGCTGCGCGAACGCGCGGCGGCGCTGGTCTGGACCAAGATGCCGCCGCCGACCCGCGAACAGAATGCGGCGGCGCTGCAATGGGCGCTGGCGACTTTGCTGGCGCAGGGGATCACTGCCTTCGAGGACGCCGGCGTCGGCGAAAAGGGCGCGCTCGCCTATGCCGATCTTGCCGACAAGGGGCTGCTCAAGCAACGCGTGCGCGGGTGCCTGATGTGGACCGATCCGACGGTCCTGCCAAAGCGCAATCTTTACGCGCGCGACCGCTTCACGCCATCGTGCGTCAAGATGTTCCTCGATGGCGTGCCGACCGACGGACATACCGCCGCGATGGTCGAGGATTATCTGCCGCTGCCGAACGCGGTTCATGGCGACGGGCGCGAAAAGGGGCTGCTGCTCGTGCCGCAGGCCAAGCTCGATGCCGAGGTGACGCGCCTCGATGCGATGGGCATGACTGTCAAATTCCACGCGGCCGGCGATGGCGCGGTTCGCGCCGCGCTCGACGCGATCGCCGCCGCCCGCCGCGCGAACGGCTTTTCGGGCCTGCTCCACAACCCCGGCCACAACAGCTTCATCCAGCCCGTCGATATCGCCCGCGCCCGCGCGCTGGGCGCGACCTTCGAATTTTCGCCGTATATCTGGTATCCGTCGCCGATCATCGGCGACATCAAGAAGGCCGTCGGCGAGGAGCGGATGAAGCGCTGGATTCCGGTCAAGGAGGTGCTCGACGCCGGTGTGGCATCGGTGCCGGGCTCGGATTGGCCGGTCACTCCGAGCAGCAATCCCTGGGTCGCTATGGAGACGCTGGTGACGCGCCAGGTGCCCGGCGGCGGCGGCGAAATTCTCGGCGCGGCGGAACGCATCACGCTGAAACAGGCGTTCGACATGTTCACCCGCCAATCGGCCAACCAGCTTTATCTTGGCCAGTCCACAGGCACGCTCGAAACGGGCAAGCGCGCCGATTTCGTCGTCGTCGATCGCGATATCTTCGCGGTTCCAATCACCCAGGTTGGGCAGACCAAGGTGTTGATGACATACATCGATGGTGAAAAGGTCTATTCGGTGCCGTGA
- a CDS encoding ankyrin repeat domain-containing protein, with protein sequence MLGILFYASIAILHPAAAAASDMPSPERRQELLFEAARLGRTEMIRPLLEAGADIDRYDARGFTPLILAAYNGHADSVEILIAQGADACKPDGTQGNTAQMGVAFKGYDDIAARLLKTACDVNARNKAGQTAIMMAALFGRTAQVDMLLEGGADPAIVDNAGRTARSVAAGQGAENVVRQLDQGNETGS encoded by the coding sequence ATGCTTGGCATCCTGTTCTACGCGTCCATCGCGATCCTTCACCCCGCGGCGGCGGCGGCCAGCGACATGCCCTCGCCCGAGCGGCGGCAAGAGCTGTTGTTCGAGGCTGCGCGTCTGGGCCGCACCGAAATGATCCGGCCGCTTCTCGAAGCGGGTGCCGATATCGACCGCTATGATGCCCGCGGCTTCACACCGCTGATTCTTGCAGCTTATAATGGCCACGCCGATTCCGTCGAAATTTTGATCGCGCAGGGCGCCGATGCCTGCAAGCCCGACGGCACGCAGGGCAATACCGCCCAAATGGGCGTCGCATTCAAAGGTTATGACGATATTGCGGCGCGCCTGTTGAAGACGGCGTGCGATGTCAACGCGCGCAACAAGGCGGGTCAGACGGCGATCATGATGGCCGCACTCTTCGGGCGGACCGCGCAAGTGGACATGCTGCTGGAGGGCGGAGCCGACCCGGCAATCGTCGACAACGCGGGCCGTACGGCGCGGAGCGTGGCGGCCGGACAAGGTGCGGAAAACGTCGTGCGCCAGCTCGACCAGGGCAACGAAACCGGGTCCTGA
- a CDS encoding catalase yields the protein MKISAYSSRVAIRASISLLALSGGSAFAQPGDIQVAPRMNTVMLPADAGTTMTVPANPTPAMVPNMTRDNGAPIGANRNSKAPGDYGPVLLEDTTLIEKLARFDRERIPERVVHPRGTGAHGVFRATADIAGITKASLFQAGKETPVFVRFSSVIHPSGSPEGLRDPRGFATKFYTDQGNWDLVGNNLPVFFIRDAIQFPDMVHSLKPSPVTNKQDPNRFFDFFSATPEATNMLTHVYSNLGTPASYRFMDGNGVHAFKLVSGEGKITFAKFRWVSRQGVRNLTAKDAGAAPFNFMTDDLYREVGKGNFPAWDLMIQTMTADQFASLNYNPFDDTKEWLGVPFRKIGEMTLNRMPANFFEFTEQSAFAPANMVPGIEASPDRMLQGRLFSYSDTQRYRVGANVMQLPVNRPIAPVVNNSQDGVLDQSGSASNVNYFPAVEAKQVAPQFAQSTYAVNATVDARPIEKSNNFEQAGIFYRSLSAKEKADLVANLAGDLGQVSSDRTRTIMVSYFYQADPDYGKRLAQAANVKLAEVVEAVAEYEATYPQQRLAVR from the coding sequence ATGAAAATCTCAGCATACTCGTCCAGAGTCGCCATTCGCGCCTCGATCAGTCTGCTTGCGCTCTCTGGCGGCAGCGCGTTTGCGCAGCCCGGCGACATCCAGGTCGCGCCGCGGATGAACACCGTGATGCTTCCGGCGGACGCAGGAACGACGATGACTGTTCCCGCAAATCCCACGCCGGCGATGGTCCCCAACATGACACGCGACAACGGCGCCCCCATCGGTGCCAACCGCAACAGCAAAGCCCCCGGTGATTATGGCCCGGTGCTGCTGGAGGATACGACGCTCATCGAGAAGCTCGCGCGCTTCGACCGCGAACGCATTCCCGAACGGGTCGTTCATCCGCGCGGCACCGGCGCTCACGGCGTGTTCCGGGCGACCGCGGACATAGCCGGCATAACCAAGGCATCGCTTTTCCAGGCAGGAAAGGAAACGCCCGTATTCGTCCGCTTCTCGAGCGTCATCCATCCGTCGGGCAGCCCCGAGGGATTGCGCGACCCGCGCGGGTTCGCAACGAAATTCTATACGGACCAGGGCAACTGGGATCTTGTCGGCAACAACCTTCCGGTCTTTTTCATTCGCGACGCGATCCAGTTTCCGGACATGGTTCATTCGCTGAAGCCCTCGCCAGTCACGAACAAGCAGGACCCGAACCGCTTTTTCGATTTTTTCTCGGCGACGCCCGAGGCCACCAACATGCTTACGCATGTCTATTCGAACCTCGGCACACCTGCCTCCTACCGCTTCATGGACGGAAATGGCGTCCATGCCTTCAAGCTTGTGAGCGGCGAAGGTAAAATCACCTTCGCGAAGTTCCGCTGGGTCAGCCGGCAGGGCGTAAGGAATCTCACCGCAAAAGATGCCGGGGCGGCGCCCTTCAACTTCATGACGGACGATCTTTATCGCGAGGTCGGCAAGGGCAACTTCCCAGCCTGGGACCTGATGATCCAGACCATGACGGCGGACCAGTTCGCGTCGCTGAATTATAATCCCTTCGACGATACCAAGGAATGGCTGGGCGTGCCGTTCCGCAAGATCGGCGAGATGACGCTGAACCGGATGCCGGCCAATTTCTTCGAATTCACCGAACAATCGGCCTTTGCGCCGGCAAATATGGTGCCGGGGATCGAAGCATCGCCCGACCGGATGCTCCAGGGCCGCCTGTTCAGCTATTCGGACACGCAGCGCTACCGCGTCGGCGCCAACGTCATGCAATTGCCGGTCAACCGGCCGATCGCCCCCGTGGTGAACAATTCACAGGATGGCGTCCTCGACCAGTCGGGCAGCGCTTCGAACGTGAATTATTTCCCGGCGGTCGAAGCGAAGCAGGTCGCCCCGCAATTCGCGCAGTCGACCTATGCGGTCAATGCCACCGTCGATGCACGGCCGATCGAAAAGAGCAACAATTTCGAGCAGGCCGGCATCTTCTACCGTTCGCTCTCGGCGAAGGAGAAGGCGGACCTCGTCGCCAATCTGGCGGGCGACCTCGGCCAGGTATCGTCCGACCGGACGCGCACGATCATGGTCAGCTATTTTTACCAGGCCGACCCCGATTACGGCAAGCGTCTCGCACAGGCTGCGAATGTAAAGCTGGCCGAAGTCGTCGAGGCGGTGGCGGAATATGAAGCCACCTATCCGCAGCAACGCCTGGCGGTGCGCTAA